In Salvia hispanica cultivar TCC Black 2014 unplaced genomic scaffold, UniMelb_Shisp_WGS_1.0 HiC_scaffold_391, whole genome shotgun sequence, one genomic interval encodes:
- the LOC125199139 gene encoding small polypeptide DEVIL 4-like: MKMSSSSKRRISSRGIAGVLREQRARLYIIRRCVVMLLCYHD, translated from the coding sequence atgaagatgagcagcagcagcaagagAAGAATATCAAGCAGAGGAATAGCAGGAGTGTTGAGAGAGCAAAGGGCTCGTCTCTACATCATCCGACGCTGCGTCGTCATGCTTCTTTGCTACCATGATTAG